From a single Lolium rigidum isolate FL_2022 chromosome 7, APGP_CSIRO_Lrig_0.1, whole genome shotgun sequence genomic region:
- the LOC124673893 gene encoding probable UDP-arabinose 4-epimerase 1 produces MLPSSRSRPQPRPAARSWSFSEMDFSDPKRRSRYLSKIIMLVLLMAMCFVMLTQPPCHRRAPSVFSIHELGVTHVLVTGGAGYIGSHAALRLLKDSFRVTIVDNLSRGNMGAVKVLQNLFPEPGRLQFIYADLGDPKAVNKIFAENAFDAVMHFAAVAYVGESTLEPLRYYHNITANTLVVLEAMATHNVKTLIYSSTCATYGEPEKMPITEETPQFPINPYGKAKKMAEDIILDFSKSRKSDMSVMILRYFNVIGSDPEGRLGEAPPPQLREHGRISGACFDAALGIIPGLKVKGTDYETPDGTCVRDYIDVTDLVDAHVKALNKAERGKVGIYNVGTGRGRSVKEFVEACKKATGVDIKVDYFSRRPGDYAEVFSNPAKINHELNWTAQHTELQDSLRIAWMWQMRHRGGYGGPQAVIL; encoded by the exons ATGCTGCCCAGCAGCAGGAGCAGGCCTCAGCCGAGGCCTGCGGCTAGATCCTGGTCATTCTCAG AGATGGACTTCTCCGATCCCAAGCGCAGGTCGAGGTACCTCAGCAAGATAATCATGCTCGTGCTCCTCATGGCAATGTGCTTCGTAATGCTCACCCAGCCACCCTGCCATAGGAGGGCTCCCAGTGTG TTCTCCATCCACGAACTCGGAGTAACACATGTGTTGGTGACCGGTGGTGCTGGCTACATAGGATCGCATGCCGCCCTTCGCCTGCTCAAGGACTCCTTTAGAGTCACCATTGTG GATAATCTTTCGAGAGGAAATATGGGGGCAGTCAAGGTTCTTCAGAACTTGTTTCCTGAGCCTGGGCGATTGCAATTCATATATGCTGATTTAGGCGATCCGAAAGCT GTTAATAAAATATTCGCAGAAAACGCATTCGATGCTGTCATGCACTTTGCTGCTGTCGCATATGTCGGCGAGAGCACACTTGAGCCTCTGAG GTACTATCATAACATCACTGCAAATACCTTAGTTGTGCTGGAAGCCATGGCGACACACAATGTTAAGACACTGATCTACTCTAGCACATGTGCCACCTACGGGGAGCCTGAGAAGATGCCTATCACTGAAGAAACACCCCAG TTTCCTATCAACCCATACGGCAAGGCAAAGAAAATGGCAGAGGATATCATTTTGGACTTCTCAAAGTCCAGGAAATCAGACATGTCAGTGATGATTCTGAG ATACTTCAACGTGATCGGTTCTGACCCAGAAGGGAGGCTGGGTGAGGCTCCACCACCTCAACTGCGTGAGCACGGACGTATATCTGGTGCATGCTTCGACGCAGCATTGGGAATAATCCCAGGGTTGAAG GTCAAAGGCACCGACTACGAAACGCCTGATGGGACTTGTGTAAGAGATTACATTGATGTCACTGACCTGGTTGACGCCCATGTTAAAGCGCTCAACAAGGCGGAAAGAGGGAAAGTTGGAATATACAATGTTGGCACCGGAAGAG GTAGGTCAGTTAAGGAGTTTGTGGAAGCTTGCAAGAAGGCAACCGGAGTCGACATCAAGGTCGACTACTTCTCTCGCCGCCCTGGTGACTATGCAGAAGTGTTCAGCAACCCCGCAAAGATCAACCATGAGCTGAACTGGACAGCCCAGCATACTGAACTACAGGATAGCCTCAGGATCGCATGGATGTGGCAGATGAGGCACCGGGGCGGCTATGGAGGACCTCAGGCTGTGATTTTGTGA